A genomic segment from Polyangium mundeleinium encodes:
- a CDS encoding glycosyltransferase, whose amino-acid sequence MALGALIWLLRILDLVIVGYVTLFFLINLRFVLVSYRRIRRELTAELVRPAALSEGDAFLPVVSLLVPAYNEEVTIVESLKSQLRLRYPAYEIVICNDGSKDRTVEVLLSAFPFVPAVLERASGLDTAEVRGMWECRTGLPENVKRMVLIDKENGGKADALNAATSVAAGEFVTSMDADSLLVPDALLLAVRKVMESPDDTVAVGVQVGLSNGSIIREGEVKELALPTSLIGKLQIVEYMRSFAKGRTALSEDNAVLILSGVFALIRRDVLFEVGGFLTRHVRSRICIEYCTEGAHTVCEDMEIVVRLHRYLLDKGRPGRIVCLPFAVTWTEAPENYRDLGKQRARWYRGLWEVMSYHRAMLFRPQFRQIGLFAMPYQLVFEALAPPTECVGYLLLLLTTIFGALSGKALLAFLGLAMAMNFCLSTLSVVLCTFSARPGRGLAGTASLVPYPRARDAIVLVFVGVLSNLGYRQYLVFWQLRGLYDFLKGKKGWDKFARKGFAPVAPAAQRA is encoded by the coding sequence GTGGCATTGGGCGCGCTCATCTGGCTCCTGCGTATCCTCGATCTCGTGATCGTCGGGTACGTGACCCTGTTTTTCCTGATCAACCTGCGGTTCGTCCTGGTCAGCTATCGTCGCATTCGACGCGAGCTCACGGCCGAGCTGGTCCGTCCCGCGGCGCTCTCCGAGGGCGACGCATTCTTGCCCGTCGTTTCGCTGCTCGTGCCGGCCTACAACGAGGAGGTCACGATCGTGGAGAGCCTGAAATCGCAGCTCCGCCTGCGCTATCCGGCCTACGAGATCGTGATTTGCAACGACGGATCGAAGGACCGAACCGTCGAGGTCTTGCTCTCGGCATTCCCGTTCGTCCCAGCCGTGCTCGAGCGCGCGAGCGGGCTCGATACGGCCGAGGTGCGCGGCATGTGGGAGTGCCGGACGGGCCTGCCCGAGAACGTCAAGCGGATGGTCTTGATCGACAAGGAGAACGGCGGCAAGGCGGACGCGCTGAATGCAGCGACGAGCGTCGCCGCCGGCGAATTCGTGACCAGCATGGATGCCGATAGCCTGCTCGTCCCGGACGCGCTCCTGCTCGCCGTGCGCAAGGTGATGGAGTCGCCCGACGATACGGTTGCGGTGGGCGTGCAGGTCGGGCTCTCGAATGGATCGATCATCCGCGAGGGTGAGGTGAAGGAGCTCGCGCTGCCGACGAGCCTCATCGGGAAGCTGCAAATCGTGGAATACATGCGATCCTTCGCGAAGGGGCGGACGGCCTTGTCCGAGGACAACGCGGTGCTCATTCTCTCCGGTGTTTTCGCGCTGATCCGGCGTGACGTGCTTTTCGAGGTCGGCGGCTTTCTCACGCGCCACGTTCGTTCCAGGATCTGCATCGAATACTGCACGGAAGGGGCGCACACGGTCTGCGAGGACATGGAGATCGTGGTGCGGCTCCATCGGTATCTGCTCGACAAGGGCAGGCCGGGGAGAATCGTCTGTTTGCCCTTCGCGGTCACGTGGACGGAGGCGCCCGAGAATTATCGGGATCTGGGAAAGCAACGAGCAAGGTGGTACCGGGGGCTCTGGGAGGTCATGAGTTATCACCGCGCGATGCTGTTCCGGCCGCAGTTCCGGCAGATCGGCCTGTTCGCGATGCCGTACCAGCTCGTGTTCGAGGCGCTCGCACCGCCGACCGAGTGCGTCGGATACCTCCTGCTCCTCCTGACCACGATCTTCGGCGCGCTCTCCGGCAAGGCATTGCTCGCGTTCCTCGGGCTCGCGATGGCCATGAATTTCTGCCTTTCGACGCTGTCGGTCGTTCTCTGCACGTTCTCGGCGCGGCCCGGGCGGGGGCTCGCCGGCACGGCGTCGCTCGTGCCCTACCCGCGGGCGCGTGACGCGATTGTGCTCGTGTTCGTGGGGGTCTTGTCGAATCTCGGATATCGGCAATACCTGGTGTTCTGGCAGCTCCGAGGCCTCTACGATTTTTTGAAGGGGAAGAAGGGCTGGGACAAGTTCGCGCGCAAAGGGTTTGCGCCCGTTGCACCCGCCGCGCAGCGGGCCTGA
- a CDS encoding HEAT repeat domain-containing protein, giving the protein MSALVLVLYVGLGIAVFALVPGISVIGREALRRRHERRAVERLAAARKVLSRLRAEPAARVARSLAQGFDRSTIQAALEHALDEEARCAVVCEELGLRTAWERALRDSKSWNERAHAARMLGKLGAASASPALASALANPHEDTTVRLAAAEAIGSIPDIAVLPHLCEALASQGEGGAKVVAEALVSFGSDAVRSLVGMLDDERVQARTWAARVLGKIGDPGATLPLVAQLGDGNAAARTAAAEALGHIGDLRATRPLLSAVLGDPSSSVRARAAAALARVGDEEVVGTLVATLGDPDPEVRSRAVDALAALSPKDRSAIERALFDPCNDVRRSAALAMDRLGMVSAWAAALGEATAEGRAAARAALVAVGRAGLSEAIVAAARHEAGAVRAGVFRILGELGSSRHAMALGRALDDTAAEARESAALALGRIGGDQVVVMLGRDKPEGVAQAAWIVARALAGVETWVAEARAFLSDGAAAAAARAVCEAEGEAVARAFEARVGTVRPAESGRRMVTLSRFAIAARRAARLEDRVRAILELADRRGPEATAALAEVAVSDPSAEARALAARSLAQVEERWLAVPALVRALSDPSPEVVFEASQALGLGAAADDKKGRRSSEGAPSERNGASRRTTGSLFLEKAGETAA; this is encoded by the coding sequence GTGAGTGCCCTTGTCTTGGTCCTGTACGTGGGGCTCGGGATCGCGGTCTTCGCGCTCGTGCCAGGTATCTCGGTGATCGGGCGCGAGGCGCTCCGGCGGCGGCACGAGCGGCGCGCGGTCGAGCGGCTCGCGGCCGCGCGGAAGGTGCTCTCGAGGCTGCGCGCCGAGCCAGCCGCGCGCGTGGCGCGATCGCTCGCGCAAGGCTTCGATCGGAGCACGATCCAGGCCGCCCTGGAGCATGCGCTCGACGAGGAGGCGCGCTGCGCGGTGGTCTGCGAGGAGCTCGGGCTGCGCACGGCCTGGGAGCGCGCGCTGCGCGACTCGAAATCGTGGAACGAGCGGGCCCACGCGGCGCGGATGCTCGGCAAGCTCGGCGCCGCGTCGGCGAGCCCTGCGCTCGCATCGGCGCTCGCGAATCCGCACGAGGACACGACGGTGCGGCTCGCGGCAGCCGAGGCCATTGGATCCATTCCGGACATCGCGGTCTTGCCGCACCTCTGCGAGGCGCTCGCGTCGCAGGGCGAGGGGGGCGCGAAGGTCGTGGCCGAGGCGCTGGTTTCATTTGGCTCGGACGCGGTGCGGTCGCTCGTGGGGATGCTCGACGACGAGCGCGTACAGGCGCGGACCTGGGCCGCGCGGGTGCTCGGGAAGATCGGCGATCCAGGGGCGACATTGCCGCTCGTGGCGCAGCTCGGCGACGGCAATGCCGCGGCGAGGACGGCCGCGGCGGAGGCGCTCGGGCATATCGGGGATCTGCGGGCGACGCGGCCACTCTTGAGCGCCGTCTTGGGCGATCCGTCGAGCAGCGTGCGCGCGCGGGCCGCGGCGGCGCTCGCGCGGGTGGGCGACGAGGAGGTCGTGGGGACGCTCGTGGCCACGCTCGGCGACCCCGATCCGGAGGTGCGATCACGCGCGGTGGACGCGCTCGCGGCCCTGTCGCCGAAGGATCGATCGGCGATCGAGCGGGCGCTCTTCGACCCGTGCAACGACGTGCGGCGGAGCGCGGCGCTCGCGATGGATCGGCTCGGAATGGTCTCGGCCTGGGCCGCGGCGCTCGGCGAGGCGACGGCCGAGGGGCGCGCGGCGGCGCGGGCGGCGCTCGTGGCGGTGGGGCGCGCGGGGTTGTCCGAGGCGATCGTCGCGGCAGCGCGGCACGAGGCGGGCGCGGTGCGCGCGGGGGTGTTCCGGATCCTCGGGGAGCTTGGTTCGTCCCGGCACGCAATGGCGCTCGGGCGGGCGCTCGACGACACGGCCGCGGAGGCGCGGGAGAGCGCGGCGCTCGCGCTCGGGCGGATCGGCGGCGATCAGGTGGTGGTCATGCTGGGGAGGGACAAACCCGAGGGCGTCGCGCAGGCGGCGTGGATCGTGGCGCGCGCGCTCGCGGGCGTGGAGACGTGGGTCGCCGAGGCGCGGGCGTTCCTTTCGGACGGGGCCGCCGCGGCGGCGGCGCGGGCCGTCTGCGAGGCGGAGGGCGAGGCCGTGGCGCGGGCGTTCGAGGCGCGGGTGGGCACGGTGCGTCCGGCCGAGAGCGGCCGCAGGATGGTGACGCTTTCGCGTTTCGCCATTGCGGCGCGGCGCGCGGCGCGGCTCGAGGATCGGGTGCGGGCGATTCTGGAGCTCGCCGACCGGCGAGGGCCCGAGGCGACGGCGGCGCTCGCGGAGGTCGCCGTGAGTGATCCCTCCGCCGAGGCGCGCGCGCTCGCGGCGCGGAGCCTCGCACAGGTGGAGGAGCGGTGGCTCGCGGTGCCCGCGCTCGTGCGGGCGCTCTCGGATCCCTCGCCGGAGGTGGTCTTCGAGGCGTCCCAGGCGCTCGGGCTCGGGGCCGCGGCCGACGACAAGAAGGGGCGGCGCTCCTCGGAGGGGGCGCCCTCGGAGCGGAATGGTGCGTCCCGACGAACGACGGGAAGCTTGTTCCTGGAGAAGGCGGGCGAGACCGCCGCTTGA
- a CDS encoding YncE family protein translates to MRSMLHAATPLMRLKCLAYFGATLGATLSQTTEVSADDSSYTLFESGQVRPIAMSPSGHLLFVVNTPDNRLEIFRLTYSGLMEHTGSVPVGLEPVAVAARSNSEVWVVNHLSDSVSIINVHGAGRGSVVRTLHVGDEPRDIVFAGPGKSRAFITTAHRGQNVPFDPQLTTPGVGRADVWVFDAGNLGVTMGGAPLKILNLFGDTPRALAATPDGSRVYAAVFHSGNRTTIVDESLVPDGGEAFGGVPGPNTNFQGFPAPEVGVLVKYNGSSWRDVLGRPWDDAVNFSLPDKDVFVIDANANPPKQVAGSAGSFSGVGTVLFNMAVNPVNGKVYVSNTEARNDLRFEGDGIFAGETLQGHLHESRITVLGPGGVAPRHLNKHINYFDLPASPAVNQRSLAQPLGMAISSSGSTLYVAAFGSSKIGVFNTAALENNSFVPSASSHITLSGGGPTGMVLDEGRGRMYVLTRFDNAISVVSLSTRQELAHVRMYNPEPESIVAGRPLLYDARLSSSNGEAACGSCHIFGDMDDLSWDLGNPDGTILNNPGPFKGPLFIDPDFHPMKGPMATQSLRGMANHGPMHWRADRTGGNDEPSVQSDAGAFDEEAAFRKFNPAFVGLLGRTAEISNEQMQAFAEFILQVAYPPNPIRNLDNSLTPSQQAGRAFFLQTAILPGGITCGTCHPIDPNANPDDRFPGFFGGDGFSGFGGPPQMFKNVHLRNQYQKVGMFGSAAAFGSENPDPFLGDQIRGFGFTHDGATPTLFQRSAIFDAGTQVLPGILPDGVVVAPGIPLTPAGDQAKRDMEAYQLAFDTNFAPIVGQQVTLTVTNQASAAARIDLLLQRANALECDLVAKGASGSYSEVEVGYLYIPEIQRFVVDQQAIPPIPDAILRSIFLGSNQSLTYTCVPPGSGVRIGIDRDLDGYLDGDEIDAGSSPANPLSTP, encoded by the coding sequence ATGCGATCCATGCTTCACGCGGCCACGCCGCTCATGCGATTGAAGTGCTTGGCCTACTTCGGCGCGACGCTCGGCGCGACGCTCTCGCAGACCACGGAGGTGTCCGCCGACGATTCGTCCTATACCTTGTTCGAGAGCGGTCAGGTCCGTCCGATCGCGATGTCCCCGAGCGGGCACCTGCTCTTCGTGGTCAATACACCCGACAATCGCCTCGAGATTTTTCGGCTCACATACAGCGGTCTCATGGAGCATACCGGCTCCGTGCCCGTCGGACTCGAGCCCGTCGCAGTCGCCGCGCGCAGCAACAGCGAGGTTTGGGTCGTCAACCACCTGTCCGACAGCGTGAGCATCATCAACGTGCACGGGGCCGGCAGGGGATCCGTCGTGCGCACCCTGCACGTCGGCGACGAGCCACGCGATATCGTCTTCGCAGGGCCGGGCAAGAGCCGCGCATTCATCACCACGGCCCACCGCGGCCAGAACGTACCCTTCGACCCGCAGCTCACGACGCCCGGCGTGGGCCGCGCGGACGTATGGGTCTTCGACGCTGGTAACCTCGGCGTGACGATGGGCGGCGCGCCGCTCAAGATCCTGAACCTCTTCGGCGACACGCCCCGCGCGCTCGCGGCCACGCCCGACGGCTCGCGCGTCTATGCGGCCGTGTTCCATTCGGGCAATCGCACGACCATCGTCGACGAATCCCTCGTGCCCGACGGCGGGGAGGCGTTTGGCGGCGTGCCCGGGCCGAACACGAATTTCCAGGGGTTCCCCGCGCCCGAGGTCGGCGTCCTCGTGAAGTACAACGGCTCGTCGTGGCGGGACGTCCTCGGCCGCCCCTGGGACGACGCGGTGAATTTCTCGCTGCCCGACAAGGACGTGTTCGTCATTGACGCCAACGCGAACCCGCCCAAGCAGGTCGCAGGCTCCGCGGGGTCCTTCTCGGGCGTGGGGACGGTCCTCTTCAACATGGCCGTCAATCCCGTCAATGGGAAGGTCTACGTCAGCAACACCGAGGCCCGCAACGACCTGCGCTTCGAGGGGGATGGGATCTTCGCCGGCGAGACGCTCCAGGGCCACCTGCACGAGAGCCGGATCACGGTGCTCGGCCCCGGCGGCGTCGCCCCGCGGCACCTCAACAAGCACATCAATTACTTCGACCTGCCGGCGTCCCCGGCCGTGAACCAGAGGAGCCTCGCGCAACCGCTCGGCATGGCCATTTCGAGCTCCGGCAGCACCCTGTACGTGGCCGCGTTCGGATCCTCGAAGATCGGTGTGTTCAATACGGCCGCGCTGGAGAACAACTCCTTCGTGCCCAGCGCGTCGAGCCACATCACGCTGAGCGGCGGCGGACCGACGGGCATGGTCCTCGACGAGGGCCGAGGGCGCATGTACGTCCTCACGCGCTTCGATAATGCGATTTCCGTCGTGAGCCTGTCGACGCGCCAGGAGCTCGCCCACGTCAGGATGTACAATCCTGAGCCGGAGAGCATCGTCGCGGGGCGGCCACTTCTTTACGACGCGCGGCTGTCCTCCAGCAATGGCGAGGCGGCCTGCGGGAGCTGCCACATCTTCGGCGACATGGACGATCTCTCCTGGGATCTCGGCAACCCCGACGGCACGATCCTGAACAACCCCGGACCGTTCAAGGGGCCCCTGTTCATCGATCCCGATTTCCATCCGATGAAGGGCCCGATGGCGACCCAGAGCCTGCGCGGAATGGCGAACCACGGCCCGATGCACTGGCGCGCCGACCGCACGGGCGGCAACGACGAGCCGAGCGTGCAGTCGGACGCGGGGGCGTTCGACGAGGAAGCCGCATTCCGGAAGTTCAACCCTGCGTTCGTGGGCTTGCTCGGCCGAACGGCGGAGATCAGCAACGAGCAGATGCAGGCCTTCGCGGAGTTCATCCTTCAGGTGGCCTATCCGCCGAACCCGATTCGGAACCTCGACAATTCGCTGACGCCCTCCCAGCAGGCAGGCCGCGCGTTTTTCCTCCAGACGGCGATCCTCCCCGGGGGGATCACCTGTGGGACGTGCCATCCGATCGATCCCAATGCCAACCCGGACGATCGTTTCCCGGGCTTCTTCGGGGGCGATGGTTTCTCGGGTTTTGGGGGGCCGCCGCAGATGTTCAAGAACGTGCACCTGCGCAACCAGTACCAGAAGGTCGGCATGTTCGGCTCCGCCGCCGCCTTCGGCTCCGAGAACCCCGATCCCTTCCTGGGGGATCAGATTCGTGGCTTCGGCTTCACCCACGACGGGGCGACCCCGACGTTGTTCCAGCGCAGCGCCATCTTCGACGCGGGCACCCAGGTCCTCCCCGGGATCCTTCCGGACGGAGTCGTGGTCGCGCCCGGGATCCCTCTCACACCCGCGGGGGACCAGGCGAAGCGCGACATGGAAGCGTATCAGCTCGCCTTCGACACGAACTTCGCGCCCATCGTCGGGCAACAGGTGACGCTCACCGTGACGAACCAGGCATCGGCGGCGGCGCGTATCGATCTGCTCTTGCAGCGCGCGAACGCCCTTGAATGTGATCTCGTGGCGAAGGGCGCCTCGGGCTCCTATTCGGAGGTGGAGGTCGGGTACCTTTACATCCCGGAGATCCAGCGCTTCGTCGTCGATCAGCAGGCGATTCCGCCGATCCCCGACGCGATTTTGCGTTCGATCTTCCTCGGGAGCAACCAATCGCTCACGTATACCTGCGTGCCGCCGGGCTCCGGGGTGCGCATCGGTATCGATCGGGATCTCGACGGATACCTCGACGGCGACGAGATCGACGCGGGGAGCAGCCCTGCGAATCCCCTGAGCACGCCCTGA
- a CDS encoding STAS domain-containing protein, with the protein MSERDLEQENRALRARVEELEERLAALAPPPARASTIELGQLLRLLLDHLDLIVWAVDESGTFTFHDGKGIDALGIERGAFIGQNLHVMYGAEGTSGVRRALSGTPSHDIQSGHGMHWENWYVPVRGEQGNVKYVVGLSLNVTETMQTREELDAKLALIERQQQVIQNLETPIIQVWDHVVTLPMVGVVDSCRAGRVTEDLLAAVSRLQARFAILDLTGVDVVDTGTASHMLNILGAVRLLGAEGIITGIRPNVAQTMVSLGLDLSRVITLATLRDGLSFAIRSLGDKPRAGARA; encoded by the coding sequence GTGTCCGAGCGGGATCTGGAGCAAGAGAACAGGGCACTGCGCGCGCGGGTCGAAGAGCTGGAAGAGCGCCTTGCCGCCCTCGCGCCCCCGCCTGCGCGCGCCTCGACGATCGAATTGGGACAGCTCCTCCGGCTCCTGCTCGATCACCTCGACTTGATCGTGTGGGCGGTCGACGAAAGCGGCACCTTCACCTTCCACGACGGCAAGGGGATCGACGCGCTCGGCATCGAGCGGGGCGCATTCATCGGCCAGAACCTCCATGTCATGTACGGCGCCGAAGGCACCTCGGGGGTCAGAAGGGCCCTCTCGGGCACGCCCTCCCACGACATCCAGTCGGGGCACGGAATGCACTGGGAAAACTGGTACGTCCCCGTGCGAGGCGAGCAGGGGAACGTCAAATACGTCGTGGGTTTATCGCTCAACGTCACCGAGACCATGCAGACCCGCGAGGAGCTCGACGCCAAGCTCGCGCTGATCGAACGACAACAGCAGGTCATCCAGAACCTCGAGACGCCGATCATCCAGGTATGGGATCACGTCGTCACGCTCCCGATGGTCGGCGTCGTCGACAGCTGCCGCGCCGGCCGGGTGACCGAGGATCTCCTCGCTGCGGTCTCGCGCCTGCAAGCGCGCTTCGCCATTCTCGACTTGACCGGCGTCGACGTCGTCGACACCGGCACGGCGAGCCACATGCTGAACATCCTCGGCGCCGTCCGCCTGCTCGGCGCCGAGGGGATCATCACCGGAATCCGGCCAAACGTGGCGCAAACGATGGTCTCGCTCGGCCTCGACCTCTCCCGCGTGATCACGCTCGCGACGTTGCGGGATGGCCTCTCGTTCGCAATCCGAAGCCTCGGCGACAAGCCACGCGCGGGTGCGCGCGCATAA
- a CDS encoding tetratricopeptide repeat protein, translating to MRSHRARASSLGRRALAGPVWATLLLLLVSCTAAPPRHGGEVLGEDRDALLDEARRATYGGDKPAARRRYEALLVRNPRDDEARTGLARLDAWEGHHARAAAAYRDVLSRHPDDDDVRTGLFDVLTWQGLWDEAEATLDAARRKDTPPLLACRARLEYARGDLTTGHALAERASVASGGNTELRALARRLSTGYARVTTRVLVFPAPMPALGQVDVEVSQAWRRLILGVETEHGGRPSTAAGAWSYGATWGGRATWLFGHGFSLGGEAAFGAPAASVPMLRLRAYGTAPIRPWLTSGLAYTYRRYTGGVDTHGVSPTLGLVIGDELRLDATYWLTHVRVEDPRGASESRLVHAFSFSAGRTLLPWLALRAGYAHGAEAERFPAAFQILDLVTDSVYLSADLWPYDFLRVMPLYNLTFRGPPGAERITLHTFELGALVRW from the coding sequence GTGCGCAGCCACCGAGCACGGGCGTCGAGCCTGGGCCGCCGCGCGCTCGCGGGCCCTGTCTGGGCGACCCTCCTGCTCCTGCTTGTGTCCTGCACGGCGGCGCCTCCGCGCCACGGCGGCGAGGTGCTCGGCGAGGATCGCGACGCGCTGCTCGACGAGGCCAGGCGCGCCACGTACGGCGGGGACAAGCCCGCGGCGCGGCGGCGTTACGAGGCGCTCCTCGTGCGGAATCCGCGGGACGACGAGGCGCGGACCGGGCTCGCGCGGCTCGACGCCTGGGAGGGGCACCACGCGCGGGCGGCGGCGGCGTATCGTGACGTCCTCTCGCGCCACCCCGACGACGACGACGTCCGCACCGGCCTCTTCGACGTGCTCACCTGGCAAGGCCTGTGGGACGAGGCCGAGGCGACGCTCGACGCGGCGCGACGCAAGGACACCCCTCCCCTGCTCGCCTGCCGGGCGCGGCTCGAATACGCGCGGGGCGACCTCACGACGGGGCACGCGCTCGCGGAGCGGGCCTCGGTCGCATCCGGCGGCAACACCGAGCTCCGCGCGCTCGCGCGAAGGCTGTCCACGGGGTATGCGCGCGTCACCACGCGCGTACTCGTCTTTCCCGCGCCCATGCCAGCGCTCGGGCAGGTCGACGTCGAGGTCTCCCAGGCGTGGCGCAGGCTCATCCTCGGCGTCGAAACCGAGCATGGCGGGCGCCCGTCGACGGCGGCGGGCGCCTGGTCCTACGGCGCGACCTGGGGCGGCCGGGCCACGTGGCTCTTCGGGCATGGTTTTTCCCTCGGCGGCGAGGCTGCGTTCGGCGCGCCGGCCGCGAGCGTCCCCATGCTCCGCCTCCGCGCGTACGGCACGGCGCCGATCCGGCCCTGGCTCACGAGCGGCCTCGCGTACACGTACCGCCGGTACACGGGCGGCGTCGACACGCACGGGGTCAGCCCGACGCTTGGCCTCGTGATCGGCGATGAGCTGCGGCTCGACGCGACGTATTGGCTCACGCACGTCCGTGTCGAGGATCCTCGAGGTGCGAGCGAAAGCCGCCTCGTCCATGCGTTCTCGTTTTCGGCGGGCCGCACGCTCCTGCCCTGGCTCGCGCTCCGGGCCGGGTATGCGCACGGCGCCGAGGCCGAACGATTCCCGGCCGCATTTCAGATCCTCGACCTCGTCACGGATTCCGTCTACCTCAGCGCGGATCTCTGGCCGTACGATTTTTTGCGCGTGATGCCGCTCTACAACCTCACGTTCCGCGGCCCGCCCGGCGCCGAGCGCATCACGCTGCACACCTTCGAGCTCGGCGCGCTCGTGCGCTGGTAA
- a CDS encoding serine/threonine protein kinase, producing MSENQRYRVIKRLASGGMAEVFVAESAGIEGFRKQVAIKRVLPHLSKNEQFIDMFLDEARLSGRLAHSNVVSVFDIGVGDSTYFIVMEYVDGADLKQVIEHQKKVGRPMPVESACFIAAKICQGLAYAHDLHTPEGEHLNIVHRDVTPANVLITRHGECKIVDFGLAKASSQLANSDAGMIKGKFGYLAPETVMELGVDKRVDVFAAGIILWEMLAGRRLFLGETDLGTVKLVRDATIPSLKPINSDVPPELEEIIRTALARDRDGRYQTARDFGRDLTRFLYRFGRPVSEYEVAELVLGAAGAPAGRKDGLAMIGEMLDLMLLEFKSLTQQDNAGGPTSLQPDLFKLTGANPTVSPSALESGDTDETFSGLSDELEGPDPDDAAQDKGRAPTAWWRGLISR from the coding sequence ATGTCGGAGAACCAGCGTTACCGGGTCATCAAGCGGCTCGCCTCGGGCGGTATGGCCGAGGTGTTCGTCGCGGAGAGCGCAGGAATCGAGGGCTTCCGCAAGCAGGTCGCGATCAAGCGCGTTCTCCCGCACCTCAGCAAGAACGAGCAGTTCATCGACATGTTCCTCGACGAGGCCCGCCTCTCCGGCCGCCTCGCGCACTCCAACGTCGTGAGCGTCTTCGACATCGGCGTCGGCGACAGCACGTACTTCATCGTCATGGAGTACGTCGACGGCGCCGACTTGAAGCAGGTCATCGAGCACCAGAAAAAGGTCGGCAGGCCGATGCCGGTCGAGAGCGCGTGCTTCATCGCCGCGAAGATCTGCCAGGGCCTCGCCTACGCCCATGATCTCCACACGCCCGAAGGCGAACACCTCAACATCGTCCACCGCGACGTCACGCCGGCGAACGTGCTCATCACGCGCCACGGCGAGTGCAAGATCGTGGACTTCGGCCTCGCCAAGGCGTCGAGCCAGCTCGCCAACAGCGACGCCGGCATGATCAAGGGCAAGTTCGGGTACCTCGCGCCCGAGACGGTCATGGAGCTCGGCGTGGACAAACGCGTCGATGTCTTCGCCGCCGGCATCATCCTTTGGGAGATGCTCGCCGGCCGCCGCCTTTTCCTCGGCGAGACCGACCTCGGCACCGTCAAGCTCGTGCGCGACGCGACCATCCCGTCGCTCAAGCCCATCAACTCGGACGTCCCTCCGGAGCTCGAAGAGATCATCCGCACCGCGCTCGCGCGTGATCGCGACGGCCGCTACCAGACCGCGCGTGATTTTGGCCGCGATCTCACGCGGTTCCTCTATCGCTTCGGCAGGCCCGTCAGCGAGTACGAGGTCGCCGAGCTCGTCCTCGGCGCTGCGGGCGCCCCGGCTGGCCGGAAGGACGGGCTCGCGATGATCGGCGAGATGCTCGACCTCATGCTGCTCGAGTTCAAATCCCTCACGCAGCAGGACAACGCGGGCGGGCCGACCAGCCTGCAGCCCGATCTTTTCAAGCTCACGGGCGCGAACCCGACCGTCTCCCCCTCCGCCCTCGAATCGGGGGATACCGACGAGACCTTTTCCGGCCTCAGCGACGAGCTCGAGGGCCCCGATCCGGACGACGCCGCGCAGGACAAGGGCCGCGCGCCCACCGCCTGGTGGCGGGGCCTCATCTCCCGCTGA